The following are encoded together in the Daucus carota subsp. sativus chromosome 5, DH1 v3.0, whole genome shotgun sequence genome:
- the LOC108221898 gene encoding uncharacterized protein LOC108221898, whose product METQKSTAKLTRTQSSLLRSSPTIRSSIQSLSDINEITNEDDYDLEDQKFHKPGFSPTRPGFTRFGPVTALVFLSVYTLYVYHQGDDINTSENLLLVLVFIAVVVFIAGKNKGLIQLGFLIFRKLNHECLRKLGFFRDDNKPVQWFIGDSEKGFKSGVEFEDEGDVVREGVEFYSNGDFYEGEFYKGKCNGSGVYNYFVNGRYEGDWIDGKYDGYGIESWARGSRYKGQYRHGSRHGYGVYRFYTGDSYAGEWFNGQSHGTGVQTCSDGSCYVGEFKYGLKHGLGCYHFRNGDRYAGEYFGDKIHGFGVYHFANCHCYEGSWHEGRKQGFGMYTFPNGDSRCGEWDSGSLKTSLPPLTDATLRAVQAARKTAESAIRLRQVDDHINQAVTAANKAATAARITAVKAVQKRIDGKFCDTDL is encoded by the exons ATGGAGACCCAGAAGAGCACGGCCAAGCTTACCAGAACGCAATCGTCGCTTCTCCGCTCATCTCCCACGATCCGATCCTCGATTCAAAGCTTATCCGATATAAACGAGATCACCAATGAAGATGATTACGACCTTGAAGACCAGAAGTTTCATAAACCGGGTTTTAGCCCGACCCGACCCGGTTTCACCCGGTTCGGACCGGTGACTGCTTTGGTGTTTCTTTCTGTTTACACGCTTTATGTTTATCACCAAGGAGATGATATAAACACGTCTGAGAATTTACTGTTGGTGTTGGTTTTTATTGCTGTGGTTGTTTTTATTGCTGGTAAAAACAAGGGGTTAATTCAATTAGGGTTTCTGATTTTCAGAAAGTTGAATCATGAGTGTTTgagaaaattagggttttttaGGGATGATAATAAGCCGGTTCAGTGGTTTATTGGTGATTCTGAGAAGGGGTTTAAATCTGGGGTGGAATTTGAGGATGAGGGGGATGTTGTGAGGGAAGGGGTTGAGTTTTATAGTAATGGGGATTTTTATGAAGGGGAATTTTACAAGGGCAAGTGTAATGGGAGTGGTGTGTATAACTATTTTGTCAATGGGAGGTATGAGGGTGATTGGATTGATGGCAAATATGATGGTTATGGTATCGAGAGTTGGGCTCGTGGGAGTCGATACAAAGGACAGTATCGACATGGATCCAGACATGGGTATGGTGTTTATAGGTTCTATACAGGTGATAGTTATGCAGGGGAGTGGTTTAATGGACAGAGTCATGGAACTGGAGTGCAGACTTGTTCCGATGGGAGTTGTTATGTTGGTGAATTTAAGTATGGTTTGAAACATGGGCTTGGTTGTTACCATTTCAG AAATGGAGATAGATATGCTGGGGAGTATTTTGGAGATAAAATACATGGATTTGGTGTCTATCACTTTGCTAATTGCCACTGCTATGAAGGATCATGGCATGAAGGACGTAAGCAAGGTTTTGGAATGTATACTTTCCCAAATGGTGATTCAAGATGTGGCGAGTGGGACTCCGGCTCCCTGAAGACTTCGTTACCTCCATTAACTGATGCAACCCTCAGAGCAGTTCAG GCTGCTAGAAAAACAGCAGAGAGCGCAATCCGCTTGCGCCAAGTTGATGATCACATAAATCAGGCAGTTACAGCCGCAAACAAAGCTGCAACTGCTGCAAGAATCACTGCTGTTAAAGCAGTTCAAAAAAGAATCGATGGCAAATTTTGTGACACTGACCTGTAG